TTTTGTTTAATTTAAAAAAAGAGTTTTTGCCAAGAATCATTTTTCCTTTGGGTGATTGGCACAAAGAAGATGTAAAAAAGGAAGCGATGAAAATCCCTTTGCTCAAAAGCATCGCGGAGCAAAAAGAGAGTAGTGAGATCTGTTTTGTAGAGACCAACTATATCGATGTGCTTAAAGAGCATACCGAAGTGGAAATGCCGGGAGAAGTGGTCGACACACATGGCAAAGTGATAGGAGAGCATAAGGGATACATGCATTATACCATTGGCAAGAGAAAAGGTTTCCGTCTTTTTAAAGCGCACCAGCCACACTATGTTCTTGATATCATTCCCCATAAAAACAGAATTGTTGTTGGTACGAAAGAGCAGTTGGAAAAGAGGCAGATTATTCTTCGTGGACTCAATATGTTTTTGGATCAAAAGGAGTTTGACTGCTATATCAAGATACGCTATCGAACCCATAAAGTACCGTGTCATGTGAAAATTGACGGTTCCGTTGCAAGTGTGACCCTTAAAGAGCCCGTTTATGGTGTGGCAAAAGGACAAGCGGGTGTCTTTTATGATGAAGAGAAAGTATTGGGCGGTGGCTGGATAGTTTAGATATAATTGCAAAAACTTTTTAGGAGAGCAGATGAGAGGCTATAAAGTTTTCAGTGGTACCGCACATCCCGATTTTGCAGCTGAGATGGTTCAGTATCTTGGTGTTCCAATGTCACAGGCGACTGTGAGTCGGTTTAGCGATGGAGAGATCAATGTTCAAATTCAAGAATCAGTCCGTGGGCGAGATGTTTTTATCGTCCAGCCAACAGGAGCTCCTGCAAACGACAACTTGATGGAGCTTCTTATCATGACTGATGCGCTTCGTCGATCATCGGCTGCTTCCATTACTGCTGTGATGCCCTATTTTGGATATGCAAGACAAGATAGAAAGGCGGCTCCAAGAGTTCCAATCACTGCGAAACTGGTGGCAAATATGCTTGAAAAAGCCGGTATCACAAGAGTGATTACGATGGATCTGCATGCAGGGCAGATTCAGGGGTTTTTCGATATTCCCGTGGACAACCTCTACGGTTCTATCATTTTCAAAGAGTATGTCAAAAGTAAAAATTTGCCAAATCCCGTTGTGGCAAGCCCTGATATCGGTGGCGTTGCAAGGGCCAGATATTTTGCCCAAAAACTGGGATACGATATGGTTATCGTGGATAAGCGAAGAGAAAAAGCGAATGAATCGGAAGTGATGAACATCATCGGTAACGTAGAAGGAAAAGATATCATCATCGTCGATGATATGATCGATACTGCTGGAACCATCGTCAAAGCGGCTGCTGCTCTCAAAGCAAAAGGGGCAAATTCCGTTATGGCTTGCTGTACCCACCCGGTGCTGAGCGGACCGGCGTATGAGCGAATAGAAAACGGTGAATTGGATGAGCTTGTAGTCACCAATACCCTCCCTCTCAAAAAAGAGAGTGAAAAAATCAAAGTGCTTTCTGTGGCAAATCTCTTTGGGGAAGTGATCCGAAGAGTGTACTACAATGAAAGTGTCAACAGCCTCTTTCGGTAAAAAGGTACCTATGGAAAATATACGAAACTTCTCCATCATCGCACACATCGATCACGGCAAAAGTACCCTTGCCGATCGCCTGATCCAAGAGTGTGGGGCTATTGAAGACAGAAAGATGAGCGATCAGGTGATGGATACGATGGATATAGAAAAAGAGCGCGGCATCACCATCAAAGCGCAAAGCGTGCGACTCACCTACAAAAAAGATGGCAAAGAGTATATCCTCAATCTCATCGATACACCGGGACACGTGGATTTTAGCTACGAAGTGAGCAGATCTTTAGCTTCCAGTGAGGGGGCTCTGCTGGTGGTAGATGCAAGCCAAGGTGTCGAAGCACAGACGATTGCCAATGTCTATATTGCACTGGAAAATGATCTTGAACTCATTCCTGTCATCAATAAAATCGATTTGCCTGCAGCTGATCCAGAAAGAGTGAAAGCCGATATTGAAAATACCATCGGACTTGACTGTACCGATGCAATTGAAGTAAGTGCCAAAACAGGGCAGGGGATCAAAGAGCTCCTTGATGCCATCATTGAGCGAATTCCGGCCCCTTCAGGCGATCCATCGGCTCCTACAAAAGCGCTTATCTATGATAGCTGGTTCGATAGCTATCTGGGGGCCCTTGCATTGGTTCGAGTATTTGAAGGAGAGATCAAAAAAGGACAAGAAGTCCTTGTCATGGGAACAGGAAAAACCCATGAAGTAATCGATCTCATGTATCCGCATCCCATCAACCCTCAAAAAACTGATGCGATAAAAACGGGTGAAATCGGCATCGTTGTAATGGGGTTGAAAAACATTGGTGATGTACAGGTGGGGGATACGATTACGGATGCAAAAAATCCAACACCAGAGCCGATAGAGGGTTTTGAAGAGGCAAAACCTTTTGTATTTGCGGGGTTGTATCCCATCGATACGGACAAATTTGAAGATTTGCGAGAAGCCCTCAATAAACTCAAACTCAATGATGCCGCTATTGCTTTTGAACCAGAGACTTCGGCTGCTCTTGGATTTGGATTTCGTGTCGGGTTTTTGGGTCTTTTGCATATGGAGGTTGTCAAAGAGCGGTTGGAGAGAGAGTTTGGGCTTGATCTCATAGCTACGGCCCCTACAGTGACGTATCAAGTCAAAAAAACCGATGGTGAGACTATCGAGATTCAAAATCCAAGCGAACTGCCGCCTCCCCAAGAGATCGATACGATTTATGAACCCTATGTGAAAGCGACGATCATCACGCCGACTGAGTTTTTGGGAAATGTACTCAATCTTTTAAGCGAAAAAAGAGGCGTTCAGCTGAAGATGGACTATATCACGCAAGATCGAGTGATGCTTGAGTATGAGATCCCGATGAATGAGATCGTGATGGATTTCTATGACAAACTCAAAACTGTCACGAAAGGGTATGCAAGTTTTGATTATGAACCAAGTGGATATAAAGAGGGAGATCTTGTTAAACTTGATATCCGAGTAGCGGGAGAAGTGGTGGATGCGCTTTCCATCATCGTTCCAAAAGAGAAGGCCCAATATAAGGGAAGAGAACTTGTCAAAAAGATGAAAGAGCTGGTCCCTAGACAGCTTTTTGAAGTAGCGATTCAAGCAAGTATAGGTAACAAGATCATTGCTCGCGAGACTGTGAGTGCGATGCGAAAAAATGTTACTGCCAAATGTTACGGCGGGGATATTACAAGAAAACGAAAGCTGCTTGAGAAACAAAAAGAGGGGAAAAAGCGTATGAAGGCTATCGGAAAGGTACAACTGCCGCAAGAAGCCTTCTTGAGCGTTTTAAAAATTGACTGATGCGCTGTCTTGTATGCCAGGATTTTTCCTGGCAGATCATTTGTAGAACTTGTCAAACCACTCTTCTAAAGCCCACAATAAAACGAAGAAAAATCTTTGATCAATTTGAAGTGATCAGTTTTTATGAGTATAGTGAAATAGCCCCTTTGTTGCATACAAAACACCACTATATCGGCGCTTCAGTTTTTACAATCATGGCTAGAAATTCATTTGTACATTTTGCACAACATTTTGATCAAAAAGCTACTGCTATAGCGATTGATGATCGAATCGAAAGGAGTGGATATTCCCATACTGCCATTTTGGCGCATGCTCTCAAGAGTGCAATGATTCAAGTTTGCTATGGAGCGTTGCAAGCGAAACATGATGTGAGTTATTCTGGAAAATCGTTACAGTATCGATTGCAACATCCACGAGGTTTTCAATATAAAGGTCCAAAAGATGATATCATCTTGGTTGATGATATTGTTACAACGGGAACGACATTACAAGAAGCGTACAGTGCAGCAAAAAGAGAAGGGGCAAATCCCCTTTTTGCTTTGACGTTGGCGGATGCTCAAGAGACAGAAACGATATAGTAGGTCTCTTTACCTTGCACTTTTTGCAACGTGACGTTATATTTTTGCGCCCATTTGTTGAGCTCTTCAAGAGCAATTTCCAGCTTAGATGGATCGGTTATTTTAATTTTTAGATGAGGAACGGAGTTGGAAAGTGCTACAAATCCTCCATAATTTTTGAGATGGTCATGAAGCGCAACAATATGTTTTTTAATCTTTTCAAAACCTGGAGTTTTTTCCTTGATTGCTTGAAGCTGTGCCAATGTAGCACTATCAGGGTGGTAACCAAGCTGTGTAAGTAACCCCTCATTTTCAATCTGCATCGAACCTCCTCATACTTTTTTCTTATGTTACAAAAGTTTGAGTAAAAGTTTGCTTTATGGCTTATACCGAGTCGTGCACGTTACAGAGTGTATTGATTTATTCTACTCCTCTTCCCATTCGTAAATCTGATACGCCTTGAATACATTTTTTCTATGTAATTCTTTATAAAGTTTCATATTTTTATATTGTGGTAATGTGATTTTTGTAGTAACTTCGTCAAGCTCAATGCCATCTTCTATCGCTTTCTTGAACTCTTTTCTTAGTTGTTGTAGATACTCTTTTGTAAAGATATATGCTTTAGTGTCATATTTCATACCATGTCCCCCAATAATGTATTTTGGTTTGAGAGAAAGAATGAAATCGATTGCTTTAAGCCAGCCTTCTATATCACCATCGCGAATGGAAGGGAGCCTATCATTGAATATAATATCCCCTGCAAACACAACCCGTTCTTTTGGATAGAAAGCTATGAGATCCGATTTTGTATGAGCTGGATGGGGAATTGGTATGACTTGGAGTTCATTGTCAAGAGTGATGGACTTAGTCACATAGTGTGTTGGTAACACGAGTTGTGTATCTTTGTATGACTCTTTGGTGATATGCTGTTGCATTCTCGTATTCGTAGTATTTTGATACTTGTGTTCTATCTCTTTCGTACCGTATATTCGTACGCCAAGCGTAGCATAATAAGAGTTTCCTAAGATATGATCATCGTGATAGTGTGAGTTAATAACATATTTTATTTTCTTAGGTGTTATTTTTCGAATCTGTGTAACTTCCTCTTTGGCATACATATAGGTTGGACCTGTATCAAATACCGCAACGCCATTTTTTAATATCACAAAACAGCTATTACTGATGTTGCCGTTATTGTGCTTATTGGGTATTTCATTTTTTCCAAAGAAGCAGTAGACATGAGGTGTTATCTTGAGTGGAGTTAAACTATAGGATGCTGCAAAAGTAGATAGAGCGACGAAAGGTATTAATAACGAGCTCACCATGTATCCTTCATTTTTTTTTACATTATAAATAAAAATTGTAAAAGATTTATAAATAATTTTGGTTTCTCATGCATGAAGGATTTCTATGGCTATGGAAGTTTTTTGTAATGGCTCCGGATGCAGGATTCGAACCTGCGACCAACCGGTTAACAGCCGGTTGCTCTACCGCTGAGCTAATCCGGAATATCGGAGTTTTGGAGCTTTCGGCTCGTTTTGTTGAGTAGAATTATAAATGAAAAAATAACAAATGTCAAGAGTTTGGAAGCGTGTTTTTTCAAATTCCTATTGCAATTTTATAAATGAAATATTTCCTACTTTTCGTAGAGACAGTTTACCGGTATCCAGTAATTTTTGAAAATACTTTCTTGTCGTTTTGTCAAATAAAGTTTCAACATCATCCAGTGTCAATGGTCTATGAGAAATAAGATTCACAATCTCTTTTTCATCAAGGTGTAGTGCAAAGGATTGATCTTTTTTTCGAGAAACGATAGTAACTGGGAGATTATGAATCTTTCTTGAGAGATCAAAGAGCTTTTCATAGCTTACTGGTTCCACTTTATAGGCGGGGGGACGGTCCACTGTACCTATGTCGATGCGATCTGGTTTTATGTGTTGCAGGATTGCATTGAGTGCTTCAAATTCTTCAGGTTTATCGTTGATGCCTTGTACCACTAAAATCTCTATAACAAAAAAACCTTTATAGATCTTTCGAAACTCGATCATACCTTTAATAATATCTTGGATTTCGATACCCTTTAAAGGACGATCAAGCCGTCTGAAAGTTCTTTGATTGGCGCTATCCAAAGAGAGTTTGACGATATCAAATTTTGTGAGTATTTCTTGTATGGATGGCTCATTGATACGACTGGCATTGGAGAGGATGAGCAGTTTTTTATTCTTTTTGATTTCGTTGAGTCTCTCAACCAGTTTGTTAAGATAAGAGTACAATGTTGGCTCTCCATTAGCAGTAACGGTAATGACATCGATATCGCTAAATTCTGTTAAAGCTTTTTGGGTCTCTTGTATGACTTCTTGAACAGTTGGAGGGTTGGAAATTGTATCAGCTTGCTTTGCGGGTTCAAGTTCACAATAGAGGCAGTCAAAATTGCACGATTTTTGTACAGGAGAAAGATCAATCCCAAGAGAGAGACCAAACCTCCTGGAATTTACTGGACCGAAAATGATACTCATCGTCGTGTCAAATCGTGGACAAGCTCTACAAGGTATTTGGCGTTTTCGACTGGAAGATCTGGAAGCATTCCATGACCAAGGTTGAAAATATGCCCCTCTTTGGCTCCCATCACTGCTATAATTTTTTCTACCCCCTCTTTAATAGCCTCTTTGGAGTAGAGTCTCGTTGGCTCCATGTTTCCTTGTAATACATATCGATTGCCGAGTTTTTCTTTCGCTAAGTCTATCGGTGTTCCCCAGTCAACGCCAAACACGTCAAATTTTCCATAGATATCATCCAAGTATCCTGCAATTCCTTTTGGGAAAAGAATGACAGGAATTTCAGGATAATGCTCTTTCAAAAATTCTGCGATATCAACCATATAATCCCAGCTAAACTCAAAAAACTTCTCTTTTTCCAGTGCGCTTGCCCAGCTGTCAAAAATCTGCACTGCATTGACACCAGATTCAATCTGTTTTACAAGGTACGCTTTCACTGCTTCTGTAATCTTGATCATGAGTGCATGCATGAATTCCGGGTCGGTGTAGATCAGTTTTTTGATCGCTGCGTAGGTTTTTGATCCGCTTCCCTCAACCATATAGGTAGCCAGTGTCCATGGGGCTCCACTAAAACCTATAAGGGCTTTGTTTTTTGGCAGTTTTTTTCGTACTATCTTTATTGTTTCATAGACATATCCAAGACGCTCTTCCGGAAATTCATAGAGACTTTCCAAATCCTCCCATGTTCTTACAGGTTTGCTAAATACAGGACCTTCGCCTTTTTCAAAGCGAAGATCCATTCCCATTTCAAGTGGAATGACCAAAATATCGCTAAACAAAATAGCTGCATCGACATCAAGTATTTCTACGGGTTGTAGTGTGACTTCAGCAGCCATTTCAGGATTTTTACAAAGCGTTAAAAAATCTCCCGCCTTGTTTCGTACTTCCATATATTCAGGCAAATAGCGTCCAGCCTGACGCATCATCCAAATAGGTGTATAGGGTGTTTTTTTTCGAAAACATGCATCGATAAATACCATGAAATATCCTTAGTGTTGTTCTGAGCCTTTATGCAAAAAATATAGAGCGATAGCCAGTGCGAAGATGGAACCTGCAAAATAGAGCATTTCCAAAGCACCATGAAATTCCGTATGCAGCACACGTTTAAAAAAGCTGACGATGAGGACCATTACGATCACTTTTGCTAGCTTGTCTTTGAGTTGATCAAGGCTGTGAATCTGCAGTATTTTGGAGCTCTCACTATTTTCTGCTGCATCAATTTTGGAGATAAAAAGTTCATAGAGTCCAAAACTAAAAAGCAGCATAACAACGGCAATGAGATACAAATCTACCGCCCCTATAATATCGCCTACGATTCTTTCATGAAAATTGTGCGGATGAGCATGAGCAAGGAGGACATTGATGGAATAGGCCGCTACATTGTAGATGTCGATACTTGCAACAATAAATAAAACGATTGCTCCAATCATCCCAAAAATGACGGCTAATATGATAAAAAGTCTACTCTGCCATAGGCCATTTTCAAAGATTTGTTCAAGCCATTTCATGCTTCTTCCATCTCCAGCCATTTGAGTGCAATTCGTACAGCATTCGTTGCCGCACCAACTCTTAGGTTGTCTGCTACAACCCACATATGCAAGACATTGTCTCTGTACACATCTTTTCTGATTCTACCTACATAGGTTTCATCTTTATCCACTACCATGATAGGCATAGGATATTCATTGTTTTGTGGATTGTCTACGACTACGATATTTTTGCCATTGTAGAGTGCTTCTCTTGCTGCATCTGCATCGATGTCTTTTTCAAACCACACAGTAACTGCTTCACTGTGTCCCCTAAGAACTGGTACGCGTACACATGTAGCACTTACTTCGATATTTTTGTGCATGATTTTTTTGGTCTCATTGACCATCTTCATCTCTTCTTTTGTATAGCCATTATCCATAAACTTATCGATTTGCGGAATAACATTGAGTGCTATTTGGTGAGGAAACTTTTTGTGTTCACTCTCATCCAGTTTAAAAGCAAAAAAATCTTTCATCTGCATAACAAGCTCTTCCATTGCGCTTTTGCCGGCTCCGCTTGTTGCCTGATATGTGGCTACATCAACCCGTTTGATTCCAAATACATCATCAAGCGGCTTCAAAGCCTGTACCATCTGGATCGTTGAACAGTTTGGATTGGCAATGATCCCTTTATTCTTCCAAGCAGCGATATCTTCAGGGTTAACTTCTGGAACGACCAGTGGAACTTCCGGATCCATTCGAAAGTGGCTTGTATTGTCGATCACCACTGCTCCCGCTTCTGCTGCAAAGGGTGCATAATGAGCCGATACGCTTCCTCCTGCACTAAAAAGGGCTATCTCAATCTCTTCTTCTTCAAATACTGTTTCGGTCAACTCTTTGACAACGACGGATTCGCCTTTATATTCTACTTCACTTCCGGCACTTCTTGCGCTTGCCAGTGGAACAAGTTTTGCTACAGGAAAATCGACCTCCTCCATAACGCGAAGCATCTCTTCGCCGACGGCTCCTGTAGCACCGACTACTGCCACATTAACTTTCCTCATTGATTTCCTCCTCTTCTTCTTTTGGACACTTGGCAATGCTGACTACTTTATCGCCGCTTTCTAATCGAACAATCATGACACCACTCGTATTTCGTCCAGCTTTTCGGATACTTTCCATATCCACTCGTATCATTTTTCCACTGGATGTGAGCACCATAAGGTCTTTGTTGTTTTCAACCGTAACAACTCCGACAATATCCCCTGTTCTGTGAGTGAGCTTCATAGCGATAACACCTTTGCCCCCTCGGGACTGTTCACGATACTCTTTTGCTTCTGTTCGTTTTCCTATCCCTTTTTCACTGACAGTGAGAAGCTCTTGCTCTTCACTTGCAATCGTTTCAGCTCCTACAACGAAATCACCTTCATGTTTGAAGCGGATGCCTGTAACTCCTCGAGCACTTCTGCCCATTTCACGTACATCGTTCACAGGAAAGCGGATACACATCCCTTTTTTGGTGATAATAAAGAGCCATTTTGTCTCAGGTTTAACGATTTTGGCTTGAACCAGTTCATCATCCTCATCCAGTGTAATGGCTCGAATACCGATATTTCTGATATTGCTAAATTCAGCCAGATTTGTTCTTTTGACAATTCCGTTTTTGGTAAAGAATGCCAAGGATTTATCTTCACTGAAATCGGTTGTGGGAATAACAGCTTTGATCTTCTCATCTGGTTGAAGTTGCAAGAGATTAACAACAGCTTTTCCTTTGGCAGTTCGACCGGCTTCCGGGATTTTATAGACTTTGAGCCAATAGAGTTGCCCTCTGTCTGTCACAAACATCAAAGTATCGTGGGTATTGGAGATGAAGAAGTCCTCAATAAAATCGTCTTCATACGTGGTGATAGCTGTTTTTCCTTTGCCGCCTCTTTTTTGTTTTTCATACTGTTTTAGTGGAACCCGTTTAATATAACCTCTATGCGTGATGGTTACTACCATCGGTTCATTCGGGATAAGATCTTCTATATCGATCTCTTCGTAGCTTTCTACGATTTCCGTGAGGCGTGGAGTGGTAAATTTCTCTTTAATTTCAAGAAGCTCCTCTTTGATGATCTCATTGAGCTTTGCTTCACTTTTTAAAATGGCACTGAGTCTTTCTATCTCTTCCATAAGCGCTTTATACTCGTTTTCTAGTTTTTCTCTCTCAAGTCCTGTGAGGCGCTGCAGTTTCATATCTAAGATGGCATTGGCCTGGATTTCGGTAAGTTCAAATTTTTCCATTAAATTGATGCGAGCAGTAGGTGTATCTTCACTTGCTTTGATAGTGGCTATCACTTCATCGATATTATCAAGGGCTTTTAAAAGTCCCTCTAAGATATGTGCTCTTGCTTTTGCTTTTTCAAGCTCATAAATAGTTCGTCGAATGACTATAGTTCGTCTGTGGTTGAGGAAAAGATGGAGCAGTTCCAAAAGCGTAAAAACTTTTGGCTCTTTATTGACGATGGCAAGCAAAATGATGCCAAATGTCACTTCCATTTGCGTCGATTTGTAAAGATTGTTGAGGATAATATCGCTCATCACATCTTTTTTGAGTTCAATCACAACCCGAATGCCTTCTCTATCACTTTCATCTCGGATTTCACTGATTCCTTCAAGCTGCTTTTCTCTTACCATCTGGGCGATCTGTTCAATGAGCCTGGCTTTGTTGACTTGGTACGGGATTTCATCGATAACGATAATTTCTTTGTTTTTGACTTTTTCGATATGGGTTTTAGCCCGGACTTTTATCCTTCCTCGTCCTGTTTTATAAGCATTTAAGATTCCCTGCTTTCCAAAGATGATACCGCCTGTTGGAAAATCTGGTCCTTGAACGAATTGCATCACTTCATTCAATTCTGCTTGTGGATTGTCGATGAGCAAAACGAGAGCATCGATAAGTTCATCGAGTCTATGGGGAGGGATATTGGTTGCCATCCCAACAGCAATCCCACTTGAGCCGTTCAGCAAGAGGTTTGGGACGCGGCTTGGTAAAACATCTGGCTCACTCAGGGTATCATCATAGTTTGGAATGAAATCGACGGTGTCTTTGTCGATATCTCTGAGGAGTTCTTCAGCCAGTGGAGTCATACGAGCTTCTGTGTATCGCATCGCTGCAGCATTGTCACCGTCGATGGAACCAAAGTTCCCTTGTCCATCTACAAGAGGGATACGCATGCTGAAATCTTGTGCCATTCTTACAAGTGCTTCGTAGACGGCGCTATCTCCATGCGGGTGATACTTACCGATAACATCTCCTACAATCCTCGCACTCTTTTTATATGCGGCTCGACTTGTGAGTCCCAGTTCATTCATCGCATAGAGGATTCGTCTATGTACAGGTTTGAGTCCATCTCTAGCATCAGGTAAAGCCCGACCGATAATAACACTCATCGAGTAGTCAAGGTAACTACTTTTAACGGACTCTTCTATATCGATCTCTTGGATGTCTTGGTTCTTTTCAAATAGATCTGCCATCGTTTCCTCTAAAAAAATTTTTTGGATATTATATCTTTTTTAGACTGACACTATAGTTAAAATATATGTCAATAAAATTTCGAAGGCCTACATAATGGATATAAATAAAAAAGTACTGTTGTTGGCTATTTACAAGAAAGAGCCGCAGGAAGCGCTTTTGGATGTAATCACTATGTTAGAAGGTTCTCATCTTTTCACTCGAAAAGAGGGAAAAAAACTTTTAAAAGAACTTAAAGAGGAAGATCTGATCAATGCTGCTGGTTTGACGGTAAAAGGTATGGTTCTGGCAAAAAATATCGAAGAGGAGTTTAAACTATAAAGGAAATATATGCAACGTTTCATAGCAAGATCACCGGTCAGTAAAAAGCTGCTCAATACTCTTCGTATCTCTTCACGGTTGCCTATAAATATTTTGGTGGTAGGAGAAGAAGGGAGCGGTAAGATGACCTTGGTAAGAGAGGTTTTCCCCGATCTTGCTTTTCATAACATAGATGAAATCAAAGATTACAAAGAGTTGCCCGAAAAATTTGGTATCGCAGATTTGCACAATGCTACGGACATTCGTCAAATTATGGAACGGTTGAAAGAGCATACCATTATAGCTTTGAGCGAAGTTTCCAAAAGTGAGTATGAAGAGTTTTTTCCCGTTATTTTGCAGCTTCCTCCGCTGAGTGAACGACCCGAAGATTTCGAAGAACTTGCTTCTTTTTATACCAAGCAGGTCCAAAAAGAACTCGGACTTGAAAATTTTGAACCAAAAAATATACCAAGACAGTATAATGCAATTGAACTCAAACGAGAGATATTCAAAGAAGCTATACTACAAACGTTGAGTGAAGAGGAGATGCTTCTTTTTATGGAACGATTCATAGAGAAGAAATTGCCTATGGATTATAAAGAACTACTTTATATGTTTGAAATTCCTTTACTGAAAGCTGCAAAAAGAAAATT
This region of Nitratiruptor sp. YY08-10 genomic DNA includes:
- the gyrA gene encoding DNA gyrase subunit A is translated as MADLFEKNQDIQEIDIEESVKSSYLDYSMSVIIGRALPDARDGLKPVHRRILYAMNELGLTSRAAYKKSARIVGDVIGKYHPHGDSAVYEALVRMAQDFSMRIPLVDGQGNFGSIDGDNAAAMRYTEARMTPLAEELLRDIDKDTVDFIPNYDDTLSEPDVLPSRVPNLLLNGSSGIAVGMATNIPPHRLDELIDALVLLIDNPQAELNEVMQFVQGPDFPTGGIIFGKQGILNAYKTGRGRIKVRAKTHIEKVKNKEIIVIDEIPYQVNKARLIEQIAQMVREKQLEGISEIRDESDREGIRVVIELKKDVMSDIILNNLYKSTQMEVTFGIILLAIVNKEPKVFTLLELLHLFLNHRRTIVIRRTIYELEKAKARAHILEGLLKALDNIDEVIATIKASEDTPTARINLMEKFELTEIQANAILDMKLQRLTGLEREKLENEYKALMEEIERLSAILKSEAKLNEIIKEELLEIKEKFTTPRLTEIVESYEEIDIEDLIPNEPMVVTITHRGYIKRVPLKQYEKQKRGGKGKTAITTYEDDFIEDFFISNTHDTLMFVTDRGQLYWLKVYKIPEAGRTAKGKAVVNLLQLQPDEKIKAVIPTTDFSEDKSLAFFTKNGIVKRTNLAEFSNIRNIGIRAITLDEDDELVQAKIVKPETKWLFIITKKGMCIRFPVNDVREMGRSARGVTGIRFKHEGDFVVGAETIASEEQELLTVSEKGIGKRTEAKEYREQSRGGKGVIAMKLTHRTGDIVGVVTVENNKDLMVLTSSGKMIRVDMESIRKAGRNTSGVMIVRLESGDKVVSIAKCPKEEEEEINEES